Within the Leptogranulimonas caecicola genome, the region GGACCTGCCGAGAAAAACCTCCCCCGCAAAACAGTGGGAGAGGTTCTTGAAAGTGCGAGCTATAAAGTCTGTTGCGAAACCTTTAGACCAATAAAAAAGTGCTTTACCGACCCACAGATACCAGCTCGTGGTCGAGCCGCGTGAACGGCTCGTAGCCCTTCTCGGTCACGATGCCGGTGTCTTCGATGCGCACGCCAAACTCGCCGGGCAGATAGATGCCGGGCTCAATGGTGACCACAGATCCTTCAGGCACGGGCTTTTCCCAGGAGAGGGCAAAGCTGGGGCTCTCGTGGATCTCGATACCCACGCCGTGGCCCAAGCCGTGGCCAAAGTAATCGCCATAGCCTGCGTCGCCAATAACTTTCTGGGCAATGCGGTGGATGTCTGCACCAACGACATCCGGGGCCACTGCCGCGGCAGCCTCTTCATGGGCGCGCTTGACCACTTCGTAGACCTCCCGCTGTTTGGGGGTAGGCTCCCCCACCACTACGGTGCGGGTCATGTCGGCATGATAGTCGTGGTAGAGCGCGCCATAGTCCATGGTGATGAAGTCGCCTTCTTTGACAGCGTACTCGCTGGGCTGGGCGTGGGGATTGGCGCCGTCGGGACCTGCGGCGATAATGGAGGCAAAGGAGACGGCATCGGCGCCTTGGGCCAGCATGTAGTTCTCCAGCTCGCCGCGGATTTGCTGCTCGGTCATACCGGGCTTGATGTAGGCGCAGATGTGCTCGAAGGCATCGTCGGTGATCTCTTGGGCGCGGCGCAAAAGCGAAAGCTCCTCGGCGTCCTTCACCATGCGCAGGGCCTGCAAGTCGCCATGAAGCACGGGCGTCAAGCACTGGGTGGACGCCTGCTCGACCTCATGGGCGAAGTCCTGGGCAAAACCCAGGCTCACCGTGTCTTCCAAAGCCACCACATGACAGCGCTGGGCAACGGTGAGTTTGGCCGCCCAGGCAGGGGCGCCCACACGTTCCATATCGATCTGCCAGAAGGTATCAAGTCCCAGGCGTTCCTGGAAGGTGTTGTAATAGCGGGAGTCGGTATGAAGCCACGCGCCCTCACCGGTAATGAACGCGGTATGGGCTACCTCGTCGTCAAAGGTGCGCTCTGCACCGGTGAGCCATCGAAGATCGGCGTTGTTGCGAAGGATCACGGCGTCGTAGCCGCGCTCTGCCATCAGGCTGCGCAGACGCGCCAGGCGGCCTTCGGTAGATGAAGCCATGGGGAGTCCTTTCTCTCACGGTCCGTTAAAGTCCGTCCCCTAGCTTAGCCATTTAGCCAGCTGCTTGGGCGTACAAGCTATCCCTCGCTTTGATTTTGTGACAGAAGCGCGCTTCTGGCCTGGCACCAGGCCTCCAGGTGCTCATCGAGCACCTCATCAGGGATGGATGCCAAACGTACGCGGCCAATGTCGTGAGGCACCGCGATCATGGGCTTACCTGAAAGCCTTACGCTCTCCTGCAGGATGGCTTCCTTGAGCGTGCCGGGATCTACCTGGCAGGCCAGCTCACCTATGCCCAGCCGGTCCAGCAGGGCATCTTGTGCAAACACGAAGTCTACCGATGTGCCCACCGCACCCACCCCAAGGCGAGAGGCGAAGCGCAATCCTTCGCCGCGAAGCGCTGACAGAGGGGCATGAGGCACCAGGCCAGCCAGAGCGCGAGCAAAGACCTCGCCGTAGGAAAGCGACTGGCGCACCGCCACAGAGGAGGAGGCATTCACTCGGCCAAAGCCGCGGGCTGCCTCAAGAGCTTGGGTTTGCGTGGTCTCGATATCTGCTGCAGCGATTGCCTCCGAGCGAATGACCAGGTCGTTAAAGGCATCTTTGGACTCACAGACCGCAGCCACCACCATTAGCACCCGGCCATGAAGCGTGGACTCCACAGAAGAAGTGAGCTGGCAGATCTCCGGATCGCTATAGCACATGGCCATGCGAGTGCGGAAATTCACTGCAGCAGAGTCGGCGCCTGCGGCCAAAGGCTTAGGCCGAGAAGGACAGCAAATGAGTGCGTCGAGCCCTAAGGGAACAGCAGCCAGCGACATGCCGCCGCACCAGGTGCTGGAGACAAAGACATCCTCGGAGACAGAGGCCAGCCCTCCGATGGCTACGCAAATGTCGCCAGGATTGATATGCTCTTGCGCCAACGCCTCGTAGGTGGGGGCCAGGCCCTCCACCAAACCTGCGTCCCGAGCGTCGTTTTGAGGCAGGCGCACCACACGGAAGCCTGCGTCTATGACGATGCGCGACAGCTCTTCCACCAGCTCCGGGTGAGCCGAGGCTTCTACCATGAAGACAGCCCGACGAGCGCGACCCGTACAGATCTTGAGGTCACGGCCAAAGCGGTCCAACACAGAGGGCCCTAGGCGCAGATCGCAGGAGATGCCGTTGGAAGCCACCGACTGGCGGTGGATGCGAGGAGGCTCTGGCGCAGGCACGTCTGCCGCGTGGGCTAAGACCTCAGGACTCAGCCCTGAAGTCGCCTCACTGGGAGCCGCCAAAGGGCTGGAAGCCGCGCCGGCTGCGCCCTTCTCGGCAGCCAAAGGCTCAGAGGTTGCGGAGGCGGCAGGGATGGCGTCGGCAGTGGATGCAGCAGGTTCGAGGTGGCTCATAGCAGCCCTTCTTCCCAGAGCAGCGCACCGCAGTCGCAGGCTACCTGCTCGAAGGTTTTTCCAGTAATTGAAACGGTATAGTCGGCCACAGACATGTAGAGGGGCCGCCGCTCCTCATAGAGCCGGGCAGCATGGGCGCGATCGCCCAGGTCGGGCCTGCGATGGGTGGAGCGTATTTGAGCCAGTGAGTCCTCGAAGGTGCCGTCCAGAAAGACCACATGGCCAAGCTCGCGCAAGAGCTCGCGGTTCTCCCGGGTGGCCACCGTGCCTCCTCCGCAGGCCACCAAAAGCGACTTCTCCTGCTTGAGGCCAAGGAGGGCCTTGTGCTCCTCGGCCCTGAAGGCCTGCTCGCCGTACTCGATCCACACGCCGGGCAGCGTGCCATGGAGCCTGCGCTCCACCACGCGATCCAAATCTACCGTGCGACGGCGAAACATGCACCCCAAATTGCGCACCACGGTGGACTTGCCCGAGCCAGAGAATCCCACAAACAGCAGATGGTCGCAGTCTTCATGAATAACCAGCCCATCTCCCAGCGCGCGCGCCGGTGTGCCCATAGGTCCTCCTCTCGCTCGTCTCAGGTGCTTCCTACCGATACTAACACCCCGCGCCCCACACCTTCTCAGCTCATCGAAGTCCTGCCTCCGTGACCCACCACCACACAAGGCCGCAGCCTGCACAGATCCAAGGGCCTGCAGCAAAGTGGGTTTTCTTGCCGATAAGAGCCACCATTCCCCCTGCACCACAGCCCAAAAGCCCACCCAGAAAGCCTACCAGCGGGCCAGCTGCAGCCGTAAGGCACGCAAGAAGCTTGATGTCGCCCAGGCCCATGAGGGAGATGTTGCGGTGCCGACAGGCCAGCTCCAGCGCTGAGGCTGCCCCCAAAAAGACCAGCGCAGAGCCTGTGCAGACTGCAGGATGCGGCAACACGCCCCAAAGTGCAGGCCCCAAAGGAGCACTGGCAACAGCCAGGACAAGAGGGTCTCCCCACAGGCGCGCCCCCTGAAAGCCCAAGGCCAGAACCCCCGAAGCCACAAGCAGGCCGTTGGGCAGGCGGCGCCAGCGAAGATCGTTGAGAGAAGCGGCAACAAGCAACGCCGCCCAGATCCCCCACATGTGAGTCGGCCCTTAGTGGGCGTCCTGGAGGGGACAGACGGGCTTCTCGGCCAAGTGGGCAGCAGAAGCCTCGGGAGTCGACGGGGCTGCCTGATGATAAGAGGTGTCTTTTAAGGCCAGTTTTTCCATCTGACGGAAGATGCGAGTGTACCAGAGCTCCTTGGTGCTTTGGGGATCCACCAGTATGGAAGGGATCCCAGCCAGACGGGCAGCCATGAGATCGGTAAATACTTGGTCGCCAATGAGTACCGTTTGGCTTCTGGGCACACCCATCCTTTTGCAGGCATGCCAAAGGGCGAAAGGCGCTGGCTTCATGGCGTGATCCACTCGGGAGATGCCCAGCTCCTGAGCAGAAGCCTCCACCTGGGCGCTATGGAAGTTGTTGGACACAAAGCACACAGCGATGGAAGCGGCCTTCACCCGATCGATCCAGGCAGCCACCGATGCCGGGGCACTTGAGGCATCTCCGGGCACACAGGTATTGTCGCGATCCACCAACACCAGGCGAATATTGTGATCTACCAGCGCTGATACGGGGATGTCCGAGATGGCGTGAACGCGCATCCATGGGGTTGCTAAAGGCATGGGCTCTAAGCTCCTTGATCGGCTTTGGCCTTGTCGATGGCCGCCAAATGCTCCTCATAAGTCTGCGAGAAGGTGTGGTTGGAGTAGGAGCCGTTCTCGATGATGAGGAAGTAGTAATAGTTGGTGGACGCCGGGGCCAACGCCGCCTGGATGCACTCGATGGAAGGGGTGCAGATGGGCGTAGGCGGAAGCCCCTTGTTGAGATAGCTGTTGTAGGGCGACTCTTTGAGCAGGTCGTCTGCGGTAACCTCGCCCCCGGTGACATAGCCCATGGTGGCATCGGACTGCAATGCCATGCCGTCGCGCAGACGGTTGTAGAGCACCGAGGCCACCAGCGGCCTGTCGCTCTCCGAGACCGCCTCGCGCTCGATAATGGACGCCACCTTAAGGATGTCATAGTCAGTCATCGTGACATTGTAGGTCTGCTGGATGGCCTCCTCGCCGGCAGCGAAATCCACCTTGGACACCGCCTGCTGATAGCGATCCAGCATGGCTTTTATGACGCTTTTGGCATCTACCGTGAATCCGGAGAAGTCATAGGTGGAAGCCCAAAGGAATCCTTCCAACGAGTCATCTTGAGCTGCGGCCAAGAAGGGGTAGGACCCCACCCAAAGGGATGCCTTGGCCTGGTCCATGAAATCTTGGGCGGGAATACCCAAGGCAGACTCCACTGCAGCAGCGGTTTTTGCCACCGTGAGGCCCTCGGGAATGGTCACGCGATTGGCCGAGGTATTGGGTCCCTTCGTGAGCTGGTCCACGATGGCTTCCACCGGCGTTCCAGCAGCGAAGACATAGGTGCCCGGCTTCAAGGACTGATCTGCCTTGGCAGCCGCCACCGCCTTGGTGAAAGTAGCGGTATCGCTTACCAACCGTGCGTCCACAAAGGCCTGGGCAATCACATCTGTGCCGGCGCCTTCGGGGATCTGCACCTCGATTTGGCCTTCAGTCGCAAGGCCCGGACCCTGTGGCTCCGGAGCGCTTTGGCAGCCGCGCACCGCAACCATAATGAGTGCGCCAAGCGCCACCGCGACGACGAGGCCGACGATCAAAATACCCGCACCCGCGAGATTTCTGCGTCCAGCAGAAGCGCTGTTGACACCTGACACACGGCCACGAGGCTGCCCTACCCTACCAGCGCCCGAAAGCGCGCCGTGCACCTGGGTCCTCTGCATGGTGCGCTCCGACACCCGCCGAGTGGTTGTCCCTGAAGCCACGCGAGGTTCAGGCTGGTGCCCCTTTGCCTGCCGAGAAGAGCTCGCCCTGGGTTGATTGGAGCCCAAGGAGTGGGCAGGCTGTCGTGGCGTTGAAGATCTTTGAGGCTGGCGGCCGCCGCAAGTAGTCCCTGAATCCTCAGGGCCTGTCTGTGATCGCCAGTGATTTGCCATGCCGTCTTACCCTTTGTTCGTCTTGGCGTCGAGGTGGGATTGTAAGAAAAGCGATGCAGCCACCATATCGACCTTGCCGCGCATGGACTTCTCTGAGAGCCCCTGCTCTCTCAAGATACGCTTGGCTTCCCGAGAGGACAGGCGTTCGTCGGCAAACTCCAGGGGAAGTCCGCAGGCCTGTGCGATGGCGCGGGCCTCCCCCTCAATGCGCGCCGCCTGCGGCCCCTCCTCACCAGACAAAGTGAGGGGGTGGCCGCAGACCAGCACGTCGGGTTCATGGTCTTCCAAAATCCGCCTAAAACTGCGAGCCTGAGCGCGGACTTCCTGAGCAGGAAGCACGCATACCGGCGAGGCAACGGTGCCGGTGACATCGCTTGCTGCGATGCCCACCCGCTTCTCGCCAATATCTAAGGCCAGGTAGCGCACGTTATTGTTCCTGAGTCAGGCGCTCGCGCACCGCATCGAGGGCCTGGACGATGACCGCAGGGCCAGGCAGGCCGCCCTGAGCCATGGCAGGCTTGCCGCCGCCGCGGCCGCCAAAGGCGCTGGTTACCGCCTTTACCAGGGCACCGGCATCAAAGCCGGCGGCCACAGCCTCTTTGGTGCCGGCAGCCAAAAGCGAGGTCTTGCCCTCGTCAGACTGGGAGACCAAGAAGCAGGCGATAGGACCTTTGGCCTGCTCGCGCAGAGTGTCCCACACACCGCGCAGATCGTGGGCGTCGCGGCCGTCCATACGGGCCACCACAGCCTTGTAACCATCGCACTGGAGAGCGGCAGCCAGTGCGTCCACTGCAGCATTGGCGCCCGCGCCAGACAGGGCACGCTTGAGCTTTGCCTTGAGATCGCGCTCGCGAGCCAGCATATCGTCCACGGCGCCCGCCACAGAAGCCGGGCGGCTCTTGAGGGCAGCAGCCGCGGCATCCAGCGCATCCAGGCGGCTGTTCACGAAGGAAAGGGCGCCCAGAGAGGTGACTGCCTCAATACGACGTGCGGCGCTGCCAATGGAGCTCTCGGAAGTGATCTTGAAGATGCCCAGCTCGGAGGTATTAGAGGCATGAAGACCGCCACAAAGCTCTGCAGAGAAGGGCTGCGGGCCCTCACCTGCACGCACGACGCGCACTTCCTCGCCGTACTTCTCGCCAAAGAGGGCCACCGCGCCCGAAGCCTTGGCGTCCTCCAAGCTCATGAGCTGGGTGGTCACCGGCAACGCCAGGAAGATCTGCTGGTTGACCAGGTCTTCTACCTGGGCGATTTGGGCCTGAGAAAGAGCCTCGAAGTGAGTAAAGTCAAAGCGCAGGCGATCGGGGGCTACCAGCGAGCCTGCCTGATGCACGTGGTCGCCCAGCACCTTCTTAAGAGCAGCGTCCAACAGGTGGGTGGCAGTGTGGTTGCGACGGATAAGCTCGCGGCGGCGATCGTCCACCTCGGCGGTGACGATGTCGCCCACACGCACGAAGCCGCCCTTGATGGCGCCTTCGTGGGCAATGAGGCCGTCATGGGAGACGGTGTTCTCTACCTCCATGCGAAACTCGATGCCAGAGAGCTCGCCGGTATCGCCGACCTCGCCGCCCATCTCGGCATAGAAGGGGGTGCGATCAAGCACGACCTCCACCTTGTCGCCGGTCTCGGCACGCAAGACGCTCTCGCCGTCGCGCACAATGGACAACACGGTGCAGCCGCGAAGCTCGCTCTCCTCATAGCCGCAAAACTCGGTGGCATCCACCGAGTCAGAGAGCGCCGTCCATACGTCAACCTGGCTCCAGGCATCAGAATCGGTGGCGCCGGCGGCGCGAGCACGGGTGCGCTGGGCCTCCATGTCGGCGTCAAAAGCAGCCTGATCGATGTCGTGGCCGGCATTGAGGGCGATCTCGCGGGTGAGGTCTACCGGGAATCCGTAGGTGTCGTGAAGGGTGAAAGCCACATGGCCCGAGAGAGTCTCTCCCTCGCCCAGTTTGTCCAGCTCCTGCTCCAGATAGAGGCGACCGGTCTCGATGACCGAGGAGAAACGGGCTTCCTCTGCGCGCACGGTGCCCTGGATCAAGGCGGAGTTGTCCACCAACTCAGGATAGACATCGCCCATAAGGCGTGTGACCTCGGCCACATAGTCACAGAGGAACGCCTCCTCGATGCCCAGCAGGCGGCCGTGGAACACGGCGCGGCGCAGCAGGCGGCGCAACACATAGCCGCGACCCTCGTTGGAAGGCAGGATGCCGTCGCCAATCATGAAGCTCACGGCGCGGCTGTGATCTGCAATGATGCGCAGCGAGACATCTGCGGCAGGGTCTTCGCCGTACTTCTTGCCAGAAAGCCTCTCTCCTACCTCGATGAGGGAGTGCATAAGATCGCCGTCATAATTGGAAGACTTATGCTGCATGATAGCCGCCATGCGCTCTAGGCCCATGCCGGTGTCCACGTTTTGGTGAGGCAGGTCTACCAGCGTACCGTCCTCTTGGCGGTCGAACTGGGTGAACACCAAATTCCAAAACTCCAGGAAGCGGTCGCAGTCGCAGCCAGGGGCGCAGGTGGGGCTGCCGCAGCCCACCTCTTCGCCCTGGTCGAAGTAGATCTCCGAGCATGGGCCGCAGGGGCCGGTGGGTCCGGCGGCCCAGAAGTTGTCCTCCTCGCCCAAGCGTGAGATGTGGTCTTTAGCCACGCCCAGCGACTCCCAGATCTCAGCGCAATCGTCGTCGTCCTCAAAGACAGTGAAGTAGAGACGATCCTGGGGCAGGTGAAGATGGTTGACAATATAGTCAAACGCCCATTCGCAGGCCTGGCGCTTGGAATAGCCGCCAAAGGCAAAGTTGCCCAGCATCTCGAAGAAGGAGAGATGGCGACCGTCCAGGCCAATGGCGTCGATGTCGTTGGTGCGCAGGCACTTTTGGCAAGAAGTGGCGCCGATGCCCTCCTTCAAGGTCTTGGTGCCCAGATAGTATTGCTTGAACTGGTTCATGCCGGCGTTGGCCAAAAGCAGCGACGGGTCATCGGGCACCAGCGAAGAAGACGGGAACTTCTTGCAGCCGTGCTCTTCAAAAAAGTCCAAGAACGACGAGCGAATCTCGGCAGTGGTCATAGTGGGAAAGTCAGAGGTAGACAAGAGATCCTCCTCATAGGGCTGCCAGGGACGCTCCCCAAAGCAGCATTGCTGGGCACAGATTCATTCATTCTAATTCAGAGCCGCCTTCTTGGCAGCGCTCGCGCCTCTATTGCTACGGCATCGCCATTCTCTTAGAGCTCGCCTTTATCTTTGGAGCTGGGATGCACGGGTTTCTCGGCAGGTGAGCCCTGAGAGTCCCGAGCCTCTTCCTGAGGATCCCGGGGCTCATCAGAGGCCTCTTCTTGCCGAGAAGATCTCGCTTTGGGGGCTTGGGAGCCAGAGGTGGATTCAGAGTGAGCCTTGGGATGCTCTACAAAAAGCCGTAGCTCCTCGGCCCGCTCGCGCACGATCTCGCCCACCGAGGGCTTAGCGGGCTCGCCGCCGGGCGCAGCAGAGACGTCACCCTCGTTTTCGTCGGGAATGAGGCGGCTTGTGACAAAGAAACTGTCATCGTCGAGGGCGTCGCAGCTGGGAGCGATGGAGCCATCGGCGTGATGAAAGGGCGTCCCTTGGAAGATGGCTCCGTGGTAAGAGACGATCTGGCGTCCGGTACGGGTCTCGAAGTAGTAGATGAACACACCTTTGATGGCTGCAGACACCGGGATGGAGATGGCCATGCCCACCGCACCGCCAAGGGAGGAACCCAACACGATGGCCAAAAGGCTCATGGCTGGATGCACTTGGACAGCAGAGCGCATGACTACAGGGCTCACCACGTTGTCGGTGATGTTTTCTGCCACCATAGCCACAATGAGCGTCCAGAACGCGCAAAGGGGACTCACAAACAGCGCGGTGACCGTGGCGATGGCAGCGGCGATCCAGGGGCCAATGACCGGCACAAAGTGCAGAAGGCCGGTGAGGGTGCCCATGAGGGGCGCGTAGGGCTGACCTACCACGATGTAGCCCAAGAACGCGAGGCTGCCTCCTACCAGGGAGGTGATCACGATGCCACGCATGTAGCCGCCCATAGAACGGCTCGCCACCGCCAAGAGCAGCATGAGGTCATCTTCATGCTTGGGGCCTGCCACGATGGCGAACTCGCGCACGATGCGGGGGTAATCGCGGGCCAGCCAGTAGGCCAGCACCAGTCCCAGGAAGAACATGAAGAAGGTGTTCACCAGGTTCATGAGGTTGGGAATGAGGCCGGAAGAGATTTGGGAGGCCATGTCGTTGGCAAAGCGGGTGCCCATGGTGGAAAAGCCGTCCACCAGCGCAGAGATGTTGGTTTGAAACTCTGCAGTCTCAGTGGTGCCGTAACGCTCAAAGAGGCTGCGCAGCCAGTCCTGAAGCTCCCGGAAGTAGCCAGGAATGCGCTGGAGCAGAGTATTGAGCTGCTCTAGGGTAAGGGGCCCCAGTATCGCCAGCACGCCTATGGCCACACCCAGCACGATGAGCAGGGCCAAGATCGCGCCTAGCGCGCGGCCCACTCCTTTGGTTTCCAGCCAGTTGACGATGGGGCTGCAGATGAAGCCAACGATGATGCCTACGGCCAAAAACTCGATGGCCGGGGCGATGTAGCCCAACGCCCACACCACGCACACGAAGATGACGATAAAGCCGATGGCCGTCCACACACGAATCATGCGAAGACGGTCCTCGGCCGAGATATCCTGGATTGAATGATGAGCAAGGGGACGCGCCATAACTAGCCCATCAGACCTTCGGGATCAATATGATCTTGTACTTTTTTGAGAGTGCGGCGCAGGAAGCGGGAGACCTGCACCTGGCTTACCCCTAGACGGTTGGCTATCTCTACCTGGGTCAACCCGTCTTTGAAGCGCATGGTGAGCACCTCTTGCTCGCGGGGCGAGAAGGAGGAGATGGCCTCTTGGATGACCATGCGGTCGTCGCTGGCCACCAGGTCCTTGTCCTCTGTGGCGTAGCGGTCGAGCACCGAGGGGGCATCCTCGTTCTCAGAGCTCCCAGATTCCAGAGGCACCGAGCTGTAGGCGCTGGAAGACTCCATGGCCTCCAAGACCTCGTCTACAGAGACGTCTAAGTATTTGGCGATCTCATCCACCGAGGGAGAGCGTTGCAGGTCGCAGGTAAGCTCGTCTGTAGCCTGATTGACCTTGGCAGAAAGCTCTTGCAGGCGACGGGGCACGCGCACAGACCAGCCCTTGTCGCGGAAGTGTCGCTTGATCTCGCCCATGATGGTGGGCGTGGCATAGGTGGTGAACTCCAGGCCGCGCTCAGGCTCGAAGCGGTCAATGGCCTTGATGAGGCCGATGGTGCCCACCTGGATAAGGTCGTCCAGAGACTCGCCGCGGTTCTTGAACTTGGAAGCCAAAAAACGCACCAGGTTGAGGTGGCTCACGATAAGCTGCTCGCGAGCATCCTCGTCCCCTTCTTCTTTGTATCGGCAGAAAAGCTCCCGGGTGCGCTCCTTGTCCCAGGCAAGCTTGCCCCTGCCTGCACCGGCAGAGACGCGCCTGGCATAGGCGCCGTGGGTGCGGGAGACTTGAGGCTTGCTCTCGGTCACGCAGAAACTCCCCTCGTCTTGACCACGGTGAGGGTGGATGCCTCATCGTCGATGGAGAACTCGTCGGTGACAGCGCCCAAGATGAGCTGGGCATAGCCAAAGGAACCGTCTTCGTAGGCGTCTTCCACGTTGGCCTGCGCGCCCAGCGTGAAGACCATCTCAATGCGATCTTCATTGATGTCGAAGCGAATGCCTACCGACTCTTGCTCAGTGGCGGAGGCGTAGACGAAGCCCTCCTCTGCCGCCATGCGCACATCCTCGACGTCGTCGATAGACAAGCCGCAGACTACTGCGAGATTTGCCGCCAGCATGCGCACGGAGCGTGCGAACTCTGGCGCAGCAGGCGTTTTTAGCTCAACTGTCTTAGATTCCATGATTACTTCTCCTCAGAGGCCGTGTCGCTGGTCGCGCTCTCAGTGGGATAGGTAAAGTAGCCCGCGTCTTGGGAGACCGTCTCAACAGAAGGCTCGATGTCTCCCTGCAGTTGCGCGGCCTTCTCGGCAGCGGAAGCCTCCAGGGCCTCTGTTCCTGCCTTGCCCTTCTTGCCCAGCTTGCCCACGGCTTTGGAAGCGGCGGCGGCGGCCTTGTCTACCACGCCGGTCACCGCAGTGGTGGCATCGCTGGCAGCACCGGTGAGGGTGCCCACATCATTAAGGATATTATTAACCTGCAGCAGGTCCAGGGAAAGGGCGTCTACCGTGGTCTCCACCTTGCCCATAAGCGGCTTAACCTCCTGAATGGCGGGGTTAAGGTCTTCCACTGCCTGATCGACCTTTTTAATGGTGACATTGACGTCTTGCACCGTCTTGTCTACCTGGCCCATAAGGTCGCCCACCTGGCCGCGCAGCTTGCGCACCGCAAGTGCGACCTCGACGCCCACCCACACGAAGGCAGCCATCAAAACGATAAGAACGATAAGCACTGCGAGGTCCATAGGGGTCCTTTCTTGCTGCGTGCACGGCCATTTGCCAAGCTTATAAGCCAGTGTATGCGCTTGAGGGGGCGAGGCCCCCGTTTTTTCGTACCTATATCCTACCCATCCTCGCGCTCGGCGCGATCCCTGGCCGAAGCCTCCACACGCCAGGCCTCCCAACCGCGGGGCGAAGGGGCGTAGAAGCTGCCAGGCTCAAGGCCGTCGGGCAGGTATTGCTGAGAAACCCAACCTCCAGGATAGTTATGGGGGTAGCGGTAGGGGCCGTATTCGTCCGAACCCGGGCGATGGCGATCCCTGAGATAAGGGGGCACTTCTCGGCGAGGGCCATGGCGCACTTCATGCAAGGCTGCGTCGATGCCCGCTTCACAGGCGTTGGACTTGGGGGCCAGCGCCAGGTAGGTGGCCGCCTGGGCCAGGTTGATGCGGCATTCGGGATAGCCAATGACCTCGGCGGCTTTAAAGGCAGCCTCGGCTACCAAAAGAGCCTGGGGGTCTGCGTTGCCAACGTCTTCCGAGGCGCAGATGAGGATGCGGCGAGCGATGAAGCGGGGGTCTTCGCCAACGTCAATCATGCGGGCAAGCCAATAGAGCGCGGCGTCGGGATCGCTGCCGCGCATGGACTTGATGAAGGCGCTGATGACGTCGTAGTGCATGTCGCCGCCCTTGTCGTAGGGCAGCCCTCGGCGGGGGTTAGCCTCCTCCACCGCATGGACAGAGATCTCGATAGGGCCCTTATCCGGCGCCTGTTGGGGCAGCCGGCCGTCGGGCGTGGCCATCTGGGCGGCCAACTCTAAGGTGGTAAGGGCCGATCGCGCATCTCCCCCCGCCAACGTCACCACAGCTTCCAGAGCGTCATCCGACAGCTCGAAGGCGCCGTTGAGCCCTTGGGGAGCCTTCAGGGCCCGCTTCACGATAGCGGCGACAGCCTCGTTATCCAGCGCCGTGAGCTCCACCACGCGGCTGCGGGACAAAAGCGCCGAGTTCACCTCAAAATAGGGGTTCTCGGTAGTGGCGCCTACCAACACCACGATGCGATCTTCCACCGCATGAAGCAGGGCGTCTTGCTGCGAGCGATTGAACCTGTGGATCTCGTCCACAAAAAGGATGGTGCGCTGGCCGTCTATGAGCAGGCGCTGCTCTGCGGCGCCGATGGCCTCCCGCAGGTCTTTCACCGTACCGGTGACCGCCGACACCTCCACAAACTGTGCTTGAGTGGTAGCTGCGATAATGCGAGCCAGAGTGGTTTTGCCCGTGCCCGCAGGGCCATAAAGGATGAGGGAAGACAGGGTATCGTGATCAATGGCGCGCCTGAGCCACGAGCCCTCGCCCACTGCCTGGGCTTGGCCCATGAACTCCTCCAGCGACTGGGGGCGCATCCTGGCCGCCAAAGGGGCGTTCTGATCTTTTTTAAGCCGCTCTTGAGCGGAAAATAACGTATCCATGGATAAGCATTGTAAGCCTAATACCAATAGGTGAGAATCAAGCTTTACGCATCTACTTCACGCGTCCCGGGAGGCCCTATGGACACCCACACCCCTCCTGCACAAAACCGACCGCTTATTGGCCTGTGCGGCCGCACCGACCCCACCTGCGAATACCT harbors:
- the alaS gene encoding alanine--tRNA ligase, giving the protein MTTAEIRSSFLDFFEEHGCKKFPSSSLVPDDPSLLLANAGMNQFKQYYLGTKTLKEGIGATSCQKCLRTNDIDAIGLDGRHLSFFEMLGNFAFGGYSKRQACEWAFDYIVNHLHLPQDRLYFTVFEDDDDCAEIWESLGVAKDHISRLGEEDNFWAAGPTGPCGPCSEIYFDQGEEVGCGSPTCAPGCDCDRFLEFWNLVFTQFDRQEDGTLVDLPHQNVDTGMGLERMAAIMQHKSSNYDGDLMHSLIEVGERLSGKKYGEDPAADVSLRIIADHSRAVSFMIGDGILPSNEGRGYVLRRLLRRAVFHGRLLGIEEAFLCDYVAEVTRLMGDVYPELVDNSALIQGTVRAEEARFSSVIETGRLYLEQELDKLGEGETLSGHVAFTLHDTYGFPVDLTREIALNAGHDIDQAAFDADMEAQRTRARAAGATDSDAWSQVDVWTALSDSVDATEFCGYEESELRGCTVLSIVRDGESVLRAETGDKVEVVLDRTPFYAEMGGEVGDTGELSGIEFRMEVENTVSHDGLIAHEGAIKGGFVRVGDIVTAEVDDRRRELIRRNHTATHLLDAALKKVLGDHVHQAGSLVAPDRLRFDFTHFEALSQAQIAQVEDLVNQQIFLALPVTTQLMSLEDAKASGAVALFGEKYGEEVRVVRAGEGPQPFSAELCGGLHASNTSELGIFKITSESSIGSAARRIEAVTSLGALSFVNSRLDALDAAAAALKSRPASVAGAVDDMLARERDLKAKLKRALSGAGANAAVDALAAALQCDGYKAVVARMDGRDAHDLRGVWDTLREQAKGPIACFLVSQSDEGKTSLLAAGTKEAVAAGFDAGALVKAVTSAFGGRGGGKPAMAQGGLPGPAVIVQALDAVRERLTQEQ
- a CDS encoding AI-2E family transporter; this encodes MARPLAHHSIQDISAEDRLRMIRVWTAIGFIVIFVCVVWALGYIAPAIEFLAVGIIVGFICSPIVNWLETKGVGRALGAILALLIVLGVAIGVLAILGPLTLEQLNTLLQRIPGYFRELQDWLRSLFERYGTTETAEFQTNISALVDGFSTMGTRFANDMASQISSGLIPNLMNLVNTFFMFFLGLVLAYWLARDYPRIVREFAIVAGPKHEDDLMLLLAVASRSMGGYMRGIVITSLVGGSLAFLGYIVVGQPYAPLMGTLTGLLHFVPVIGPWIAAAIATVTALFVSPLCAFWTLIVAMVAENITDNVVSPVVMRSAVQVHPAMSLLAIVLGSSLGGAVGMAISIPVSAAIKGVFIYYFETRTGRQIVSYHGAIFQGTPFHHADGSIAPSCDALDDDSFFVTSRLIPDENEGDVSAAPGGEPAKPSVGEIVRERAEELRLFVEHPKAHSESTSGSQAPKARSSRQEEASDEPRDPQEEARDSQGSPAEKPVHPSSKDKGEL
- a CDS encoding SigB/SigF/SigG family RNA polymerase sigma factor; protein product: MTESKPQVSRTHGAYARRVSAGAGRGKLAWDKERTRELFCRYKEEGDEDAREQLIVSHLNLVRFLASKFKNRGESLDDLIQVGTIGLIKAIDRFEPERGLEFTTYATPTIMGEIKRHFRDKGWSVRVPRRLQELSAKVNQATDELTCDLQRSPSVDEIAKYLDVSVDEVLEAMESSSAYSSVPLESGSSENEDAPSVLDRYATEDKDLVASDDRMVIQEAISSFSPREQEVLTMRFKDGLTQVEIANRLGVSQVQVSRFLRRTLKKVQDHIDPEGLMG
- a CDS encoding ATP-binding protein, producing MESKTVELKTPAAPEFARSVRMLAANLAVVCGLSIDDVEDVRMAAEEGFVYASATEQESVGIRFDINEDRIEMVFTLGAQANVEDAYEDGSFGYAQLILGAVTDEFSIDDEASTLTVVKTRGVSA